The genomic segment CTGGGGGAGTGGGATTGGTCCTGAGCCCCGCGTGAACCGCGAGTGCAACCGTCCGAGCAACGTCGCCTCGTTCAGAGTCGCCATGGCGGAGAAGATGTGGGACAGTAAAGCAATTGCGCACATGGTGAAAGAAGGCGGAGTGCAACGGCGTGGCAGCCTTGGTGGCTCCTTGCCCACGGGACGGTCGAGAACGTGAGTCCGGGCATACTTCCGTTACGCCCAAGACGAAGAGGGCGGATGCGGAATGGGAAAGGGCAGGGCATTGCGGGTTCTACTCGCCCATAAGTTCTACGAGACACGGGGCGGCGCGGAGGTTTTCTTCTTCGAGACGGGCCGCACCCTCGAGCAGCACGGCCACGAGGTCGCGTACTTCGCTACATCGGCTGATCCCTCAAAAGCTGACGGGTTCCGCACATTCCTTATCTCACCTCCCGACTACGAGCGTGGCAACTTCATCGGTCGACTCAGTCAGATCGGCCGATTGATCTACTCGCGCTCCGTCAAGGAACAGTTCGCTGAGGCGATCCGCACCTTCAAGCCCGATTTGGTGCACGTGTTCGGCATCCATGTGCATCTGACTCCTTCGATCCTCGCTGCAGCTCACGAAGCGGCAGTTCCGATCCTGATGTCATGCAACGACTACAAGCACATTTGTCCGAACTACAAGCTGTACCACCACGGTCACATCTGCATGGACTGCAAGGGCGGCAAGTTCTACAGCGCGACCGTCAATCGCTGCTGCAAGGACTCGGTGACCGTCAGCGTTGCCAGTTCCGTCGAGGCATACGCTCACGACCTTATGGGCGTGTACGACCTCGTCCACACGTTCTTGTTCTCGAGCCAGTTCATGGCACACGAGACACAGGAGTTTTGGCCTAACCGCTCGTTCCGCTGGCGCCAGCTGCGTAACCCATTCGACAGCACCAAGTTTCGCCTGGAAACGGCATACGAAGACTACGCCCTGTTCGTCGGACGGCTGATCGAGGAAAAGGGAGTCGATGTACTCCTCGACGCCGCATCTCTCGTCCCCTCAGTGCGGGTGAAGATCGTGGGTACGGGCCCGGAGGAAGGAGCCCTGCGGGCGCAGGCTGCCCGGCTCGAATTGACAAACGTCGAATTCCTTGGAGCGGTGTGGGGTGATGATCTTGACATGCTGCTCTCGAGGTCCCGCTTCCTCATCGTGCCATCGGTGTGGCACGAGAATTATCCGTACGTGATCAACCAATCGTTTGCGTTTGGAAAGCCAGTCATCGCCTCGGATCGAGGCGGCATGCCAGAGCTCGTCGACCACGACAGGACTGGCCTCGTCTATGACTCCGGCGATCGTGCCGCCCTCGCTCGCGCCATGCAGGCGTTATGGGATGACCCGGACCGAACCGTTCGCCTCGGCCGAGCGGCGAAGGAGTACTCGGACGCGACCTTCAACGACGAGCGGTTTCTTGAGACGTTGCTCGGGATCTACAGTGAGGTGCTCGATGCGGGCGTTGGTACTGGGGGGTAGTGGGTTCATCGGATCCCACCTTGTCGACGCGCTCCTCGCCGACGGCCACCGCGTCCGCGTCTTCGACCGCCAGCCCGACCGCCTACGAGGGGCGTTGAAAGGTGTCGACTACCGGTTCGGGTCTCTAGTTGACGTCGCTGAGGTCGCAGAGGCACTGGTCGGGATCGACGTCGTCTACCACTTGGTAAGTACGTCGGTACCCAGCACGTCGAACCTCGATCCGTTGGCTGACATCCAAGGGAACCTCGTGCCCGCGGTGCAGCTTTTGGACCAGATGGTGCGCTTTGACGTGCGCCGGATTGTTTTTCTCTCGTCCGGTGGAACTGTCTATGGGAACACCACGGCGTCTCCTGTGCGCGAGACACACCCGTTGCGGCCGATTTGCTCGTATGGAGTTGTGAAGGTCGCGATCGAGAACTACCTGTTGATGTATCAGGAACTGTACGCGATCGAACCGGTCGTTCTTCGTCCATCCAACCCCGTCGGCCCCCGCCAGGGGCACATCGGCGTTCAGGGCGTCGTTCCCACGTTCCTGCGTCGGCTGCTCGACGGTGACCAGATTCATGTGTGGGGCGACGGAACGGTCGTTCGAGACTACATTGACATCACCGACTTGGTTTCACTTTGCGTCCGGGCAGGCAGCTCCGACGCCATCGGGGTGTTCAATGCGGGCAGTGGGGTCGGGACCTCCATCCTCGAGGTGCTCTCGACCATCGAGTTGGTTACCGGCGTTCCGCCCAACGTCACCTTCCAACCAAGCCGGGCCTTCGATGTGCAGAGGATCGTCCTTGACAGTGAACTCGCGAGGCGAACCTTCGACTGGTCTCCGTCCGTGACACTCGAGGAGAGCATTCGTCGCGTGTGGAGCTGGCTGCTCACCCTCAATGCGTGACAACCCGGCCACTGGGCGAGCAGCGACGGCACACCGCGTGTTCAGGCTCCGGTTGCCTCGCCGCGCATCGCAAGGGAGAGGTGTTCCAGGAGGCGCTGGCGCAGTGAGCAGATCGTCGCCGACATCACCCCGACCTCCGCAGCGCCACCCGTGTTTGGTCGTCGTCTGGCTGAGAGGTGAAGCGGCCTCCTAGGCCAGGCCGACTGCTGACTCGTCGAGGTACTCGCGGAGCGCCACCTGCCACGCCCGCATCCGGTTCAGGCCGTGGAGATCCAGCATGTAGTTGCGCATGATCTCGCTGCGAGGACGCGGGGCGGAGTACGTCTCCGAGAAGTGCGCGGAGTCGACGGCCACCACATGAACATCAGAGCGGCCGGAATGGCGCACGATCTCAAGGGCTACGTCGTACCGACTTCCCTCCCCGCGACAGGCCATGTGATAGCGGCCATAGAACCCCGTCTCCACGAGCTCCAGAAGATTCGCTGCGAAGTCCCGAGTGTAGGTCGGCGTTCCGAGCTTATCCTCGACCGCGTGGATTGTCGTCGCTCCGGCACGCAACTGTTCGCCGATCTTGTGCACGAACTTGTGATCGCGATCGCCGCCGCCGATCATCCACCCTGCACGCACCACGTATGACTCGGGCATCAGGCGCATCGCGACAAGCTCCCCTTCGTACTTGGAGCGCCCATACACGTTGATGGGGTTCGCCCTATCCAGCTCGGTGTATGCGCCATCCTTTGTTCCATCGAAGACGCCCGCGGTGCTGATGTACACCAGCGGCGTACCGCGCGCCCTGCACGCGAGCGCGACGAACTCCGTCCCCAGGGTGTTGGTACGGTATGCGTGATCCGGATCTCGTTCGCACGCCTCGAGATCCGTCTCGGCGGCGAGATGCAGTACCAGGGCGGGCCGCACCACGTCCACCAGCTTGCGCACGGCTGCAGCATCGCGGACGTCAAGCGTTCCCATCTCTAAGCCATCAACTGGGCGTGGCTCGAGATCCGTGGCCACGACCTCGTGACCGGCTCGGACGAAGGCCGGGTACATGGCGCTGCCCAGCATTCCGGCGCTTCCCGTGATCAAGACCTTCATCGTCTGGTCGAAACCCTCTTGCTGCCATGTCGTCGTCTTGCGAACCGGGTGAACATCACCTCGTAATCGTCGGTAATCCGGTCCCAGTTGTACTCTCGCTCTGCGCGAGCTTGGGCGTGCGACCGGAGAACGGCACGACGAGGCGCATCCTGCAGGAGCCTGAGGCAGTCTGCCAGTCCATCGACCGGATCCTCGGGATCGTATGACAGTCCAGCGTCTGCGATGACGGCACGGTTCGTCTCAGTTCCACGGACGATCACGGCATTGCCGGCGGCCATCTGTTCCAGAAGCGCCGGGCTGGTCCCCGAGGTCGGCGAAGTTTGAACGTAGGCGAACGCGTGCGTGGTGAGCTGGCGGTATGCGGCACCGTACTGGTACCCCGTGAAGATGACATCGGGTCCGCCCAATCCGTGGAGGCGATCCCGGTATCCCCCAGCAAATGGGGCATCGCCGACGATGACGAGGCGCATCTCGTTCGGCAGCGCGAGCCGGAACGCCGCAATGAGCTCCTCGACGCGAGTCTCCGGTTCGAGACGGCCAACCCATAGCACGTAGCGGTCCGGGACTAGACCGAACGTGTCAAGTGCCTCCGTTCCAGCGTCCGGGGTGAACGATGCACCGTACGGCGAGTAGACCGCCTCGATACCGTATTGAACTAGGTAGCGGTCGCGGATGACGGGGTTATCAGCGACCACGACGTTCGCGGCGACGGCAGTCAGCCGCTCGACCCCGCGCAGGTATCGCGACGCAATGCCTCCCCACTTGGCTCGCTTCCAGTCGGCGCTATCCACGTTCAGTACAACGGCCGCACCGAACAGCCGCGGTACCCAAGCGAGAGACGTGTTGCCGACCCCGCACACGTAGACGATGTCAAACCGCTGGAGCGCGCCGTGGAGCACACTGATCGTCGTGTGCGAGATGGTATCGAGGTGCTTCGTCCGGATTGACGGGATGTGGTGCAGCCTGACGCCCCGGTACCAAGCCAGATCTGTGTGCCCTGTCACATGCGGCCGGTTATAGACGGCCACGTGATGTCCGCGCGCTGCCAATCGCGGCGCGAGATGCTCGTAGAAGGTCTCAAAACCGCCGTAG from the Vicinamibacterales bacterium genome contains:
- a CDS encoding glycosyltransferase, producing the protein MALLWRGALQGCRLGAPPPAAALVAEQSDRDRLGQVQPARRRSHGPLSSRRPRGPRAGGEPPTTGTLGSMTPRQPREAFLDRPLRIGLMGTRGIPASYGGFETFYEHLAPRLAARGHHVAVYNRPHVTGHTDLAWYRGVRLHHIPSIRTKHLDTISHTTISVLHGALQRFDIVYVCGVGNTSLAWVPRLFGAAVVLNVDSADWKRAKWGGIASRYLRGVERLTAVAANVVVADNPVIRDRYLVQYGIEAVYSPYGASFTPDAGTEALDTFGLVPDRYVLWVGRLEPETRVEELIAAFRLALPNEMRLVIVGDAPFAGGYRDRLHGLGGPDVIFTGYQYGAAYRQLTTHAFAYVQTSPTSGTSPALLEQMAAGNAVIVRGTETNRAVIADAGLSYDPEDPVDGLADCLRLLQDAPRRAVLRSHAQARAEREYNWDRITDDYEVMFTRFARRRHGSKRVSTRR
- a CDS encoding SDR family oxidoreductase produces the protein MKVLITGSAGMLGSAMYPAFVRAGHEVVATDLEPRPVDGLEMGTLDVRDAAAVRKLVDVVRPALVLHLAAETDLEACERDPDHAYRTNTLGTEFVALACRARGTPLVYISTAGVFDGTKDGAYTELDRANPINVYGRSKYEGELVAMRLMPESYVVRAGWMIGGGDRDHKFVHKIGEQLRAGATTIHAVEDKLGTPTYTRDFAANLLELVETGFYGRYHMACRGEGSRYDVALEIVRHSGRSDVHVVAVDSAHFSETYSAPRPRSEIMRNYMLDLHGLNRMRAWQVALREYLDESAVGLA
- a CDS encoding glycosyltransferase family 4 protein, which translates into the protein MGKGRALRVLLAHKFYETRGGAEVFFFETGRTLEQHGHEVAYFATSADPSKADGFRTFLISPPDYERGNFIGRLSQIGRLIYSRSVKEQFAEAIRTFKPDLVHVFGIHVHLTPSILAAAHEAAVPILMSCNDYKHICPNYKLYHHGHICMDCKGGKFYSATVNRCCKDSVTVSVASSVEAYAHDLMGVYDLVHTFLFSSQFMAHETQEFWPNRSFRWRQLRNPFDSTKFRLETAYEDYALFVGRLIEEKGVDVLLDAASLVPSVRVKIVGTGPEEGALRAQAARLELTNVEFLGAVWGDDLDMLLSRSRFLIVPSVWHENYPYVINQSFAFGKPVIASDRGGMPELVDHDRTGLVYDSGDRAALARAMQALWDDPDRTVRLGRAAKEYSDATFNDERFLETLLGIYSEVLDAGVGTGG
- a CDS encoding NAD-dependent epimerase/dehydratase family protein yields the protein MRALVLGGSGFIGSHLVDALLADGHRVRVFDRQPDRLRGALKGVDYRFGSLVDVAEVAEALVGIDVVYHLVSTSVPSTSNLDPLADIQGNLVPAVQLLDQMVRFDVRRIVFLSSGGTVYGNTTASPVRETHPLRPICSYGVVKVAIENYLLMYQELYAIEPVVLRPSNPVGPRQGHIGVQGVVPTFLRRLLDGDQIHVWGDGTVVRDYIDITDLVSLCVRAGSSDAIGVFNAGSGVGTSILEVLSTIELVTGVPPNVTFQPSRAFDVQRIVLDSELARRTFDWSPSVTLEESIRRVWSWLLTLNA